A single genomic interval of Desulfobacterales bacterium harbors:
- a CDS encoding tripartite tricarboxylate transporter substrate binding protein: MKKMILMALCVSLTVLFTVNFGNTPIAFGEDAAGFYKDKVVTFMVPYNPGGGTDAFARMMAPFLGKYLDATIVVKNQPGAGGTYAYNHLYSKKPDGLTISITDSASLILASILDDKGVDYDFRKFNWLGRLSWSRRVILIAKDSPLRTLEDLMKADKIKIAGTGKTDATSMTLQLLFHSLNIPPEKVSTVLGYSGGKEAMMSVMQAETDMTSLTEDTSYGFTKGGLVKAYMTVDNERSKLFPETPAFYELTNPPEERDWPLAVFLDLQRLRRGVITSPNVPADRVAFLRTAIAKSLKDQKLLDIAAKKKRLIDPLTGDEMEALIKKKVGKLSDQQIAEFRDIALKKYQ, encoded by the coding sequence ATGAAAAAAATGATTCTTATGGCCCTGTGCGTTTCTTTGACCGTTCTTTTTACAGTCAACTTCGGCAATACGCCAATTGCATTTGGTGAAGATGCCGCCGGGTTCTATAAAGACAAGGTCGTCACCTTTATGGTGCCCTATAACCCGGGTGGCGGAACGGATGCGTTTGCCCGGATGATGGCTCCTTTTCTGGGAAAATATTTAGACGCCACCATCGTTGTAAAAAACCAGCCGGGTGCAGGCGGAACCTATGCCTATAATCATTTATACAGTAAAAAACCCGACGGCTTGACTATATCGATAACGGATTCGGCTTCGCTGATTCTCGCATCTATTCTTGACGATAAAGGCGTCGACTACGATTTTCGTAAATTTAACTGGCTGGGTCGTCTGTCCTGGTCCCGGCGTGTAATTCTGATCGCAAAGGATTCACCTTTGCGCACCCTGGAAGACCTGATGAAGGCTGACAAGATAAAAATCGCGGGCACCGGCAAAACCGATGCCACCAGTATGACGCTTCAGCTCCTTTTTCATTCTCTGAATATACCTCCTGAAAAAGTCTCAACTGTTTTGGGATACAGCGGCGGCAAAGAAGCCATGATGTCCGTCATGCAGGCTGAAACCGACATGACCAGCCTCACCGAGGACACCTCCTATGGGTTTACCAAAGGAGGCCTGGTAAAGGCGTATATGACGGTGGATAATGAACGATCCAAATTGTTTCCTGAGACTCCCGCATTTTACGAACTGACAAACCCGCCTGAGGAGCGGGACTGGCCCCTGGCTGTCTTTTTAGACCTGCAGCGGCTCCGACGCGGAGTGATCACCTCGCCCAACGTGCCCGCAGACCGGGTCGCCTTTTTGAGGACCGCGATTGCCAAGAGCCTTAAAGATCAAAAACTGCTGGATATCGCCGCCAAGAAAAAAAGACTGATCGACCCGTTGACAGGTGATGAGATGGAAGCGCTTATCAAAAAGAAAGTCGGGAAGCTGTCGGATCAGCAAATTGCGGAGTTCAGGGATATCGCCCTGAAAAAATATCAATGA